In Afipia carboxidovorans OM5, the sequence TGCACAAGAGTGCCTAGTTTCCAGATTGAGCGAATTAAGCCCGGTGTACGATCTGCTTCCGCGCTCGCCCGGTTATCTCTTGACCCTAGTGTGGTGGTTCAGAAGTCCGCTTCATTTTCTCTGCAAAGCCCCTCAAGCGAACTTCTGAACCACCACACTAGAATCATAGATTTGCTAGTGTCCTTTCGAGTCTGAAGTTCGTTACTGAGGACGTCGCATGATGTGGCGAACTTCGGATTCGAGACACTAGATAATCTTCCCAAAAATCGCGCCGATTACCGTGGTCGTTGCCATCGCAAGTGCTCCCCAGATGGTCACGCGGATGGTGGGCTTGAGCGCGCTGGCGCCGCCGGCGCGAGCTCCGAGAAGCCCGAGCACAGCAAGAAACGCCAACGAGCCGGCCGCGACCGTCGGCAAGAGCCAATTCAGGGGTGCAATCATCACAAGCGCGAGCGGGGCTGCTGCGCCGATCGAAAATGTAGCTGCCGATGCGAGAGCGGCTTGGGTCGGCCGTGCGGTGCTAATCTCTGAAATTCCAAGCTCATCTCTAGCATGAATGCCCAACGCATCCTTGAGCATGAGCTGCCGAGCTACGTCCCGCGCGAGCCCTGCCTCGAGGCCACGCGCCATATAGATCTGAGCGAGCTCCTCGAGCTCGAATTCTGGTTGCTCGCGCAGTTCGCGGCGCTCTT encodes:
- a CDS encoding VIT1/CCC1 transporter family protein, which gives rise to MSRLHSHPETHLVQRIGWLRAAVLGANDGIISTASLILGVATAAASKEDVLLSGVAALVAGAMSMAAGEYVSVSSQSDTERADLAKERRELREQPEFELEELAQIYMARGLEAGLARDVARQLMLKDALGIHARDELGISEISTARPTQAALASAATFSIGAAAPLALVMIAPLNWLLPTVAAGSLAFLAVLGLLGARAGGASALKPTIRVTIWGALAMATTTVIGAIFGKII